In Corylus avellana chromosome ca2, CavTom2PMs-1.0, the following proteins share a genomic window:
- the LOC132170497 gene encoding peptidyl-prolyl cis-trans isomerase CYP19-3, whose product MSKNPKVFFDILIGKAKVGRVVMELFADATPKTAENFRALCTGEKGIGSSGKPLHYKGSAFHRIIPSFMCQGGDFTRGNGTGGESIYGSKFEDENFKLKHTGPGILSMANAGPHSNGSQFFICTDKTSWLDGKHVVFGKVVDGYTVVKEMEKVGSNSGTTKEPVVIEDCGQITEN is encoded by the coding sequence ATGTCAAAAAACCCAAAGGTTTTCTTTGACATTCTGATAGGAAAGGCGAAAGTTGGGCGAGTGGTGATGGAGCTATTTGCTGATGCCACCCCTAAAACTGCTGAGAATTTCCGTGCCCTTTGCACCGGGGAGAAGGGGATCGGGAGCTCTGGGAAGCCATTACACTACAAGGGCTCGGCATTTCACCGCATAATCCCCAGCTTCATGTGCCAGGGTGGGGATTTCACAAGGGGGAATGGGACCGGAGGAGAGTCAATTTATGGCTCAAAGTTCGAGGACGAGAACTTCAAGCTGAAGCACACTGGTCCAGGAATTCTATCCATGGCTAATGCTGGACCACACTCAAATGGTTCCCAGTTCTTTATCTGCACAGACAAGACCTCATGGCTTGATGGGAAGCATGTTGTTTTTGGTAAAGTTGTGGACGGCTACACTGTGGTtaaggagatggagaaggtgggATCCAACAGTGGGACTACTAAGGAACCTGTTGTAATTGAAGATTGTGGTCAGATTACAGAGAATTGA
- the LOC132172456 gene encoding uncharacterized protein LOC132172456 — translation MADNLFEGLPPPSRQQEEREQEQQQEQQHQRSKTATTGGGSSSSSPVPAPKPVLKSALKRSEPTESKPEASVPEKRLRFKTTTDASEKQVIEAMQKIASHIKNPSKFGKASKLAIQLIQAGSVKPGTSDHFFAILEAAMSSSTSCMDPSVRADYHALFLAAQDAQECLNKKQKNQLTTWMIRAVDANDLHTDDSFVFSKTAGRIKEAISNLPVAAEDDDREEAAALKDETELTYEDGQSKQEISFVAPSEENEEEEESDPFGLDAFMSSSVNKGGKTKEKKVAAARMKEEVEENKRFIRSQREALIICLEIAARRYKTPWCQTVIDILVKQAYDNVGRFTSRQRDAIEKLWASIREQHARRKQGKSVTGKLDVNAFEWLQQKYSTEKISIRHSVGASGDRRAQQWLG, via the exons atggcTGACAACCTCTTCGAAGGCTTGCCTCCTCCTTCCCGACAACAAGAAGAACGAGAACAAGAGCAACAGCAAGAACAACAGCACCAACGCTCTAAAACCGCTACTACAGGCGGcggctcttcttcttcttctccagtTCCGGCTCCGAAGCCAGTGCTCAAAAGCGCTCTCAAGCGCTCCGAGCCCACCGAATCAAAACCAGAAG CCAGTGTGCCTGAAAAACGCTTGAGGTTTAAAACCACAACAGATGCCTCAGAGAAGCAAGTTATAGAGGCCATGCAGAAGATAGCTTCACATATCAAGAACCCTTCAAAGTTTGGTAAGGCTTCAAAGCTTGCCATACAGCTGATTCAGGCAGGAAGTGTCAAACCAGGAACTAGTGATCACTTCTTTGCCATACTAGAAGCTGCAATGTCTTCATCCACTTCTTGTATGGATCCTTCAGTGCGAGCAGATTATCATGCATTATTCTTGGCAGCACAAGATGCCCAAGAA TGCCTCAATAAGAAGCAAAAGAATCAATTAACTACATGGATGATCAGGGCAGTGGATGCAAATGATTTACACACTGATGACAGCTTTGTG TTTTCGAAAACAGCTGGACGGATCAAAGAAGCCATATCCAATCTCCCCGTTGCAGCTGAGGATGATGACAGAGAGGAAGCAGCAGCTCTGAAAGATGAAACAGAGTTGACATACGAAGATGGTCAAAGCAAGCAGGAAATATCTTTCGTTGCTCCAtctgaagaaaatgaagaggaagaagagtcTGACCCATTTGGACTTGATGCTTTCATGTCTAGTTCAGTTAATAAAGgtggaaaaacaaaggaaaagaaagttGCAGCAGCCAGGATGAAGGAGGAAGTAGAAGAGAATAAGAGATTCATCAGGTCACAAAGGGAAGCCTTGATTATATGTTTAGAGATTGCTGCTCGGCGTTATAAAACTCCATG gTGCCAAACAGTTATAGACATCTTAGTAAAGCAGGCGTATGACAACGTGGGAAGGTTCACATCCAGACAGAGAGATGCGATTGAGAAACTTTGGGCTTCCATACGGGAACAGCATGCACGTAGGAAGCAAGGGAAATCAGTCACTGGGAAACTTGATGTAAATGCTTTCGAATGGCTACAGCAAAAATATTCTACTGAGAAGATCAGCATTCGACATTCTGTTGGAGCTAGTGGAGATCGTCGTGCTCAGCAGTGGCttggttga